One stretch of Prionailurus viverrinus isolate Anna chromosome C1, UM_Priviv_1.0, whole genome shotgun sequence DNA includes these proteins:
- the ZNF362 gene encoding zinc finger protein 362 isoform X1: MSRSSPSGKGHSRMAEPRFNNPYFWPPPPTMPSQLDNLVLINKIKEQLMAEKIRPPHLPPTSASSQQPLLVPPAPAESSQAVMSLPKLQQVPGLHPQAVPQPDVALHARPATSTVTGLGLSSRTPAVSTSESSAGTGTSTPSTPTTTSQSRLIASSPTLISGITSPPLLDSIKTIQGHGLLGPPKSERGRKKIKAENPGGPPVLVVPYPILASGETAKEGKTYRCKVCPLTFFTKSEMQIHSKSHTEAKPHKCPHCSKSFANASYLAQHLRIHLGVKPYHCSYCDKSFRQLSHLQQHTRIHTGDRPYKCPHPGCEKAFTQLSNLQSHQRQHNKDKPYKCPNCYRAYSDSASLQIHLSAHAIKHAKAYCCSMCGRAYTSETYLMKHMSKHTVVEHLVSHHSPQRTESPGIPVRISLI; this comes from the exons atgagtagaagttCACCAAGTGGGAAAGGACACTCTAG GATGGCCGAGCCTCGATTTAACAACCCCTACTTctggccccctcctcccaccatgcCCAGCCAG CTGGACAACCTGGTCCTGATTAACAAGATCAAGGAGCAGCTGATGGCGGAGAAGATCCGGCCGCCTCACCTGCCGCCCACGTCGGCTTCGTCGCAGCAGCCGCTGCTGGTGCCGCCGGCGCCGGCCGAGAGCAGCCAAGCCGTCATGTCGCTGCCCAAGCTGCAGCAGGTGCCGGGGCTGCACCCGCAGGCCGTGCCGCAGCCCGACGTGGCGCTGCACGCGCGGCCGGCCACCAGCACCGTCACAG GTCTGGGGCTCTCCTCCCGGACCCCGGCTGTGAGCACGTCCGAGTCGAGTGCAGGCACGGGGACCAGCACCCCGTCCACGCCCACCACCACCAGCCAGAGCCGCCTCATCGCCTCGTCCCCCACCCTCATCTCAGGGATCACCAGCCCCCCCCTCCTGGACTCCATCAAGACAATCCAGGGCCATGGCCTGCTTGGCCCCCCCAAGTCCGAGCGCGGCCGCAAAAAGATCAAGGCGGAGAACCCAGGGGGGCCGCCCGTCCTCGTAGTCCCCTACCCCATCCTGGCCTCGGGCGAGACTGCCAAGGAGGGCAAGACATACAG GTGTAAGGTGTGCCCGCTGACCTTTTTCACCAAGTCTGAGATGCAAATTCACTCCAAGTCACACACCGAGGCCAAGCCCCACAAGTGCCCGCACTGCTCCAAGTCCTTTGCCAACGCCTCCTACCTGGCCCAGCACCTGCGCATCCACCTGGGCGTCAAGCCCTACCACTGCTCCTACTGTGATAAGTCCTTCCGACAGCTCTCCCACCTCCAGCAGCACACCAG AATCCACACAGGCGACAGACCCTACAAGTGCCCACATCCTGGCTGCGAAAAGGCTTTCACTCAGCTCTCCAACCTCCAG TCTCACCAGCGCCAGCACAACAAGGACAAGCCCTACAAGTGTCCCAACTGCTACCGGGCCTACTCGGACTCCGCGTCCCTGCAGATCCACCTCTCCGCCCACGCCATCAAGCACGCCAAGGCCTACTGCTGCAGCATGTGCGGGCGGGCCTACACCTCG GAGACCTACCTGATGAAGCACATGTCCAAACACACGGTGGTGGAGCACCTGGTGAGCCATCACTCGCCCCAGAGGACGGAGTCCCCCGGCATCCCGGTGCGAATTTCCCTCATCTGA
- the ZNF362 gene encoding zinc finger protein 362 isoform X2 — protein sequence MAEPRFNNPYFWPPPPTMPSQLDNLVLINKIKEQLMAEKIRPPHLPPTSASSQQPLLVPPAPAESSQAVMSLPKLQQVPGLHPQAVPQPDVALHARPATSTVTGLGLSSRTPAVSTSESSAGTGTSTPSTPTTTSQSRLIASSPTLISGITSPPLLDSIKTIQGHGLLGPPKSERGRKKIKAENPGGPPVLVVPYPILASGETAKEGKTYRCKVCPLTFFTKSEMQIHSKSHTEAKPHKCPHCSKSFANASYLAQHLRIHLGVKPYHCSYCDKSFRQLSHLQQHTRIHTGDRPYKCPHPGCEKAFTQLSNLQSHQRQHNKDKPYKCPNCYRAYSDSASLQIHLSAHAIKHAKAYCCSMCGRAYTSETYLMKHMSKHTVVEHLVSHHSPQRTESPGIPVRISLI from the exons ATGGCCGAGCCTCGATTTAACAACCCCTACTTctggccccctcctcccaccatgcCCAGCCAG CTGGACAACCTGGTCCTGATTAACAAGATCAAGGAGCAGCTGATGGCGGAGAAGATCCGGCCGCCTCACCTGCCGCCCACGTCGGCTTCGTCGCAGCAGCCGCTGCTGGTGCCGCCGGCGCCGGCCGAGAGCAGCCAAGCCGTCATGTCGCTGCCCAAGCTGCAGCAGGTGCCGGGGCTGCACCCGCAGGCCGTGCCGCAGCCCGACGTGGCGCTGCACGCGCGGCCGGCCACCAGCACCGTCACAG GTCTGGGGCTCTCCTCCCGGACCCCGGCTGTGAGCACGTCCGAGTCGAGTGCAGGCACGGGGACCAGCACCCCGTCCACGCCCACCACCACCAGCCAGAGCCGCCTCATCGCCTCGTCCCCCACCCTCATCTCAGGGATCACCAGCCCCCCCCTCCTGGACTCCATCAAGACAATCCAGGGCCATGGCCTGCTTGGCCCCCCCAAGTCCGAGCGCGGCCGCAAAAAGATCAAGGCGGAGAACCCAGGGGGGCCGCCCGTCCTCGTAGTCCCCTACCCCATCCTGGCCTCGGGCGAGACTGCCAAGGAGGGCAAGACATACAG GTGTAAGGTGTGCCCGCTGACCTTTTTCACCAAGTCTGAGATGCAAATTCACTCCAAGTCACACACCGAGGCCAAGCCCCACAAGTGCCCGCACTGCTCCAAGTCCTTTGCCAACGCCTCCTACCTGGCCCAGCACCTGCGCATCCACCTGGGCGTCAAGCCCTACCACTGCTCCTACTGTGATAAGTCCTTCCGACAGCTCTCCCACCTCCAGCAGCACACCAG AATCCACACAGGCGACAGACCCTACAAGTGCCCACATCCTGGCTGCGAAAAGGCTTTCACTCAGCTCTCCAACCTCCAG TCTCACCAGCGCCAGCACAACAAGGACAAGCCCTACAAGTGTCCCAACTGCTACCGGGCCTACTCGGACTCCGCGTCCCTGCAGATCCACCTCTCCGCCCACGCCATCAAGCACGCCAAGGCCTACTGCTGCAGCATGTGCGGGCGGGCCTACACCTCG GAGACCTACCTGATGAAGCACATGTCCAAACACACGGTGGTGGAGCACCTGGTGAGCCATCACTCGCCCCAGAGGACGGAGTCCCCCGGCATCCCGGTGCGAATTTCCCTCATCTGA